In Alphaproteobacteria bacterium US3C007, one genomic interval encodes:
- a CDS encoding P1 family peptidase: MTPGPKNLITDIAGIMVGNAEDQRLKSGVTVLRAAQRFTAAYAVMGGAPGTRETDLLEPDKSLQQIDALVLSGGSAYGLDAASGVVERLRAQQAGFAVAGTQVPIVPAAILFDLNNGGEKEWALSPYPALGRQAFDDLSAEFQLGSVGAGCGATTGRLKGGLGSASFILSNGIRVGAIMAVNAVGNATGEDLRHFWAGPFEANGEFGGLGGPQASPQPHAFRLKNLGPLVEGENTTIGIVATDASLSKAAAKRLAISAHDGVARALIPSHMPQDGDLIFTAATGSAQGQLSPTDMAELCHGASLCVARAIARAIYHAEKAPNDRLPTWQECNR; the protein is encoded by the coding sequence ATGACACCGGGACCCAAAAACCTGATCACAGATATCGCGGGCATAATGGTGGGCAATGCCGAAGACCAGCGGCTGAAATCCGGCGTCACGGTGCTGCGCGCCGCGCAGCGCTTTACCGCCGCTTATGCGGTGATGGGCGGTGCGCCGGGCACGCGCGAGACGGATCTGCTGGAACCGGATAAATCTTTGCAACAGATTGATGCTTTGGTGCTGTCGGGTGGCTCTGCCTATGGTCTGGATGCGGCCAGCGGTGTGGTCGAGCGTTTGCGCGCCCAGCAGGCGGGGTTTGCGGTTGCTGGCACGCAGGTTCCAATTGTGCCAGCAGCGATTCTGTTTGATCTCAACAATGGCGGCGAAAAAGAATGGGCGCTATCGCCCTATCCCGCGTTAGGGCGTCAGGCTTTTGACGATTTGAGCGCAGAATTCCAACTGGGCAGCGTAGGCGCGGGATGCGGTGCCACCACAGGGCGCCTAAAAGGCGGCCTTGGCTCGGCCTCGTTCATTCTGTCAAATGGAATTCGTGTGGGCGCAATCATGGCGGTCAACGCCGTCGGCAATGCAACAGGCGAAGATTTACGGCATTTCTGGGCTGGACCTTTCGAAGCAAATGGTGAATTTGGCGGATTGGGCGGGCCACAAGCTTCGCCTCAGCCACACGCTTTCAGGTTGAAGAATCTTGGACCCTTGGTTGAGGGGGAAAACACCACAATCGGAATAGTCGCCACGGATGCTAGCCTCAGCAAAGCAGCGGCCAAACGCCTTGCCATCAGCGCCCATGATGGTGTGGCGCGCGCGCTCATTCCTTCGCATATGCCCCAAGATGGCGATTTAATCTTTACAGCGGCAACGGGATCAGCGCAGGGGCAATTGAGTCCAACCGACATGGCCGAGCTGTGTCACGGCGCCAGCCTTTGCGTTGCGCGCGCCATCGCGCGGGCCATATATCATGCTGAAAAAGCCCCCAATGACCGTTTGCCAACATGGCAAGAGTGCAATCGTTAG
- a CDS encoding S49 family peptidase — MKFKLPFMKAKKSVAVVHLSGVISGGSRGQLNDKALAPVLEKAFSKGKPDAVALVINSPGGSPVQSSLIGARIRRLAAENSLPVFAFVEDVAASGGYWLAVTADEIYVDDSSILGSIGVISAGFGAHDLLQRYGIERRVYTAGASKSTLDPFKPEKPEDVDRLKKLLEQIHSVFIAHVTKQRGAKLSDDEDLFTGEIWVGEEAVSVGLADGLGHLVPVMKQRFGENVKFRTYGQKKGVLQRFSSSLVQSADLYFEERAAFGRFGL; from the coding sequence ATGAAGTTTAAACTGCCTTTTATGAAAGCCAAAAAATCCGTGGCTGTGGTGCATCTCTCTGGGGTGATTTCGGGTGGATCACGCGGCCAGTTGAATGATAAGGCGCTGGCGCCTGTTTTGGAAAAAGCCTTCAGCAAAGGCAAACCGGATGCGGTGGCGCTGGTGATCAACTCGCCCGGCGGTTCGCCGGTGCAATCGTCTTTAATCGGTGCGCGGATCCGCCGGTTGGCGGCTGAAAATAGCCTTCCAGTGTTTGCTTTTGTGGAAGATGTAGCCGCCTCAGGTGGCTATTGGTTGGCCGTCACCGCCGATGAAATCTACGTAGATGACAGTTCAATTTTGGGCTCAATCGGCGTTATTTCGGCTGGCTTTGGAGCGCATGATCTCTTGCAGCGCTATGGGATTGAACGGCGCGTTTATACCGCAGGTGCTTCAAAATCGACATTGGATCCTTTTAAGCCGGAAAAACCCGAAGATGTTGATCGGTTGAAAAAACTACTTGAGCAGATACACAGCGTTTTCATCGCACATGTCACCAAGCAGCGTGGCGCTAAATTGAGCGATGACGAAGATTTGTTTACGGGTGAAATTTGGGTGGGCGAAGAAGCTGTATCCGTCGGCCTAGCGGATGGGCTTGGCCATCTGGTGCCGGTGATGAAACAGCGTTTTGGCGAAAACGTGAAATTTCGAACATACGGGCAGAAAAAAGGCGTCTTGCAAAGGTTTTCATCTTCACTTGTCCAATCTGCGGATCTGTATTTTGAGGAAAGGGCTGCGTTCGGCCGCTTTGGTTTGTGA
- a CDS encoding ABC transporter permease translates to MNFHSVKAIYKFEMQRFFRTILQSFVSPVLSASLYFIVFGAAMGSRISQVEGIAYGSFIVPGLIMLTVITQAISNGAFGIYFPKFIGSIYEVLSAPISAAEIVVGYVGAAATKAIFTGLVILLTSLLFVDLTIIHPLAMLFFLVMTSIAFALLGFIVGIWAGNFEQLQMVPMLIITPLVFLGGTFYSISMLPPFWQTISLFNPVVYLVSAFRWCFFGTADVPIMVSLLAVFGFILLCFAAIMWIFRTGWRLRS, encoded by the coding sequence ATGAATTTTCACTCGGTAAAAGCCATTTATAAATTTGAAATGCAGCGGTTTTTTCGTACAATTCTACAGAGCTTTGTCTCGCCGGTTTTGTCCGCTTCGCTCTACTTTATCGTGTTTGGCGCCGCCATGGGCAGCCGGATTTCGCAGGTTGAGGGTATTGCCTATGGCAGCTTTATTGTGCCGGGTTTGATCATGTTAACGGTGATTACACAGGCCATTTCAAATGGTGCTTTTGGAATATATTTTCCAAAATTCATTGGCAGTATCTATGAGGTGCTTTCAGCGCCGATCAGCGCTGCGGAAATCGTGGTGGGATATGTTGGCGCTGCGGCCACCAAGGCGATCTTTACCGGTCTGGTTATTCTGTTGACCTCATTATTATTTGTTGACCTGACGATCATACATCCTTTGGCCATGCTGTTTTTCCTTGTCATGACCAGTATCGCCTTTGCCTTATTGGGCTTTATCGTGGGCATCTGGGCGGGTAATTTTGAACAATTGCAAATGGTCCCGATGTTGATCATCACCCCTTTGGTATTTTTGGGCGGAACGTTTTATTCGATTTCCATGCTACCCCCGTTTTGGCAGACGATCTCGTTGTTTAATCCCGTGGTCTATTTGGTTTCTGCGTTTAGGTGGTGCTTTTTTGGAACCGCGGACGTGCCTATCATGGTCAGCTTGCTAGCAGTTTTTGGCTTCATTTTATTGTGTTTTGCCGCGATTATGTGGATTTTTAGAACGGGTTGGCGGTTGCGCAGCTAA
- a CDS encoding SDR family oxidoreductase, giving the protein MMRALVTGAGKRLGRAMALYLADRGYDVAVHFASSETAAKSLVQEIIAKGRKSIALQADLLQEDQVETLVDRAVHGLGGNLTCLINNASIFEYDTLESATRRSWDRHIESNLRAPFVLMQCFARQAPRARQDDQGEPLAQALVINMLDQRVRKLTPEFSSYSIAKMGLWALTQTAAQGLAPDIRVNAIGPGPTLQGARQSADHFQDQRKHTVLGRGANASDITAALGYFLDASAVTGQLICADGGQHLAWKTPDVLGVE; this is encoded by the coding sequence ATGATGCGGGCTTTGGTAACGGGTGCAGGAAAACGGCTTGGGCGCGCAATGGCGCTCTATCTTGCAGATCGTGGCTATGACGTGGCTGTGCATTTTGCCAGCTCTGAAACAGCCGCAAAAAGCCTTGTGCAAGAGATTATCGCCAAAGGCCGGAAATCCATCGCGTTACAGGCCGATTTGTTACAAGAAGATCAAGTTGAGACTCTGGTTGATCGGGCGGTACACGGCCTTGGGGGCAATTTAACCTGCCTGATCAATAATGCCTCTATTTTTGAATATGATACGCTGGAAAGCGCCACGCGGCGCAGTTGGGATCGCCATATTGAAAGCAATTTGCGGGCACCATTCGTGTTAATGCAATGTTTTGCGCGGCAGGCCCCCCGCGCCCGTCAGGATGACCAAGGCGAGCCTTTGGCGCAAGCTTTGGTGATCAATATGTTGGACCAACGCGTGCGTAAATTGACGCCTGAATTTTCCAGCTATTCCATCGCTAAAATGGGTCTTTGGGCGTTAACGCAAACGGCCGCGCAGGGCTTGGCCCCTGATATCCGGGTGAATGCGATTGGGCCCGGGCCGACTTTGCAGGGCGCGCGCCAATCGGCGGATCATTTTCAAGACCAACGGAAACATACGGTTCTGGGACGCGGCGCAAATGCGTCTGATATTACTGCGGCTTTGGGGTATTTTTTGGATGCTTCGGCGGTTACGGGGCAGTTGATTTGCGCAGATGGTGGCCAACATTTGGCTTGGAAAACGCCAGATGTGCTTGGGGTTGAGTAA
- a CDS encoding ABC transporter ATP-binding protein, producing MSDILQISGLSKFYANGFHALKNINLNVHEAEILALLGPNGAGKTTLISTICGISRFSAGSVKMAGYDIVQQYRAARSLIGLVPQELALEPFETVENTLRFSRGLFGKEPDEGYLSSLLAALSLSDKKTSQIRTLSGGMKRRLSIAKALSHQPRLLFLDEPTAGVDVELRKDMWALVERLRASGVTIILTTHYIEEAEAIADRIGIIDQGALQLVEAKDSLMQRLGKKQLQIDLLSPLPILPPPLLALGVTLAADGLSLIYQYDLTGAGPEIEKLFSEILALGLKVKDLQTGESSLEEIFLQLVSEAA from the coding sequence ATGTCGGATATTTTGCAAATCAGCGGCCTGTCGAAATTTTATGCGAACGGGTTTCACGCGCTCAAAAATATAAATTTGAACGTGCACGAGGCAGAGATTTTGGCGCTTCTTGGGCCGAATGGTGCGGGTAAAACCACGTTAATCTCAACAATTTGTGGAATTTCGCGCTTCAGCGCGGGTTCGGTAAAAATGGCCGGTTATGATATCGTGCAGCAATATCGCGCGGCGCGCAGTTTGATCGGTTTGGTGCCGCAAGAACTGGCCTTAGAGCCTTTTGAAACGGTTGAAAATACGCTGCGCTTCTCGCGCGGTTTATTCGGCAAAGAACCAGATGAGGGGTATCTATCCTCTTTGCTGGCGGCGCTGTCATTATCTGATAAAAAAACGTCCCAAATTCGAACCTTATCGGGGGGAATGAAACGCCGGTTGAGCATTGCCAAGGCCTTGAGCCACCAACCGCGCTTGTTGTTTCTAGACGAACCCACAGCCGGTGTGGATGTTGAATTGCGCAAAGATATGTGGGCGCTGGTTGAGCGGCTGCGCGCCAGCGGCGTAACGATCATTCTTACCACGCATTATATCGAAGAGGCCGAAGCCATCGCAGATAGGATAGGGATTATCGATCAAGGTGCGTTGCAACTGGTCGAGGCAAAAGACTCGTTGATGCAGCGGCTGGGTAAAAAACAGTTGCAGATCGATTTGTTGAGCCCGTTACCAATACTGCCGCCGCCGCTTTTGGCCTTGGGTGTGACCTTGGCTGCGGATGGTCTGTCGTTGATTTATCAATATGATTTGACGGGGGCTGGACCGGAGATCGAAAAGCTGTTTTCGGAAATTTTGGCTTTGGGGCTCAAAGTCAAAGATCTTCAAACGGGCGAATCATCTTTGGAAGAAATCTTCCTACAGCTGGTCAGCGAGGCGGCATGA
- a CDS encoding dipeptide ABC transporter ATP-binding protein has translation MSLLNVQDLTLTLYGSPILKQLNFTLEPGEILALTGESGSGKSMTALSLLQLLPDAAGLSGKITLDGTNLLHLTEPQLCAQRGGIMGMVFQEPMSALNPVQTIGAQVAEALRLDPKTNAAAAQNRAGAILGRVGLAPEHVPPSRYPHELSGGQRQRVVIALAIARQPKLLIADEPTTALDVTTQAQILALLKRLVREDDMGLIMITHDLAVVADMADRIAVMHQGEIVEQAATSKILKASTHPYTQKLLQAASHMARQPSAEHSPRPLLEVANVRRSYPAKRPWPWIKPPRNIAVKNVSFSLQTGDRMGLVGESGCGKSSLTRAILGLDPIEKGTITLNGKAVWGASSAIRRDLQVVFQDPYGSFNPRHKVAKLIQEAFHLYERPPLREDQEHRTCDVMRAVGLNPDDRDRYIHEFSGGQRQRIAIARALITRPKLVIFDEAVSALDVSVRAQILDLIADLAEQYGLSYLFISHDLSVVRSITDTCMVMKEGEIVEQGPTASILNTPTHPYTQQLLRAAPKLPKILTGA, from the coding sequence CTGGCGCTTACAGGTGAAAGCGGCTCTGGAAAATCGATGACTGCGCTTAGCCTTTTGCAATTGCTGCCCGATGCCGCAGGGTTGAGCGGAAAAATTACCCTGGATGGTACAAACCTGTTACACCTCACCGAGCCGCAGCTTTGCGCCCAACGCGGCGGTATAATGGGGATGGTGTTTCAAGAGCCGATGAGCGCGTTAAACCCCGTACAAACCATTGGCGCGCAAGTTGCTGAGGCGCTTCGACTGGATCCAAAGACAAACGCAGCAGCGGCCCAAAACCGCGCCGGCGCGATCCTAGGGCGGGTTGGACTGGCCCCCGAACACGTGCCCCCGAGCCGCTATCCACATGAATTATCAGGTGGTCAAAGGCAGCGCGTGGTGATCGCCCTAGCGATTGCGCGACAGCCAAAATTACTCATCGCGGATGAGCCCACAACCGCGCTTGATGTCACAACGCAAGCGCAAATTCTGGCGCTGCTCAAACGCTTGGTGCGCGAGGATGATATGGGGCTGATCATGATCACCCATGATTTGGCCGTGGTGGCCGATATGGCGGATCGTATCGCGGTGATGCATCAGGGTGAAATTGTGGAACAGGCAGCTACAAGCAAAATTTTAAAGGCAAGCACGCATCCGTACACGCAAAAGCTGCTGCAAGCAGCCAGCCATATGGCGCGGCAACCCAGCGCAGAACACAGCCCTAGGCCGTTGCTAGAGGTGGCAAATGTCCGGCGCAGTTATCCGGCCAAACGGCCATGGCCCTGGATAAAACCACCCCGCAATATTGCCGTCAAGAATGTGAGTTTTTCGCTTCAGACAGGCGATCGGATGGGGCTGGTGGGGGAATCAGGCTGCGGAAAATCTTCGTTAACGCGGGCAATATTGGGATTGGATCCAATCGAGAAGGGCACAATCACCCTGAATGGAAAGGCAGTTTGGGGCGCTTCATCCGCCATCAGGCGGGATCTGCAAGTGGTGTTTCAAGACCCCTATGGCTCTTTCAACCCGCGCCATAAAGTGGCCAAGCTCATTCAAGAGGCGTTTCATCTCTATGAGCGCCCACCGCTGCGCGAAGATCAAGAGCATCGCACCTGCGATGTCATGCGCGCGGTTGGCCTGAACCCGGATGATCGTGACCGCTATATCCATGAATTTTCAGGTGGCCAACGCCAGCGTATCGCAATCGCTCGCGCCTTGATAACACGCCCGAAACTGGTGATTTTTGATGAGGCGGTTTCGGCGCTTGACGTCTCGGTGCGGGCGCAAATTCTTGATCTGATCGCAGATTTGGCAGAGCAATACGGCCTCAGCTATCTGTTTATCAGCCATGATCTCTCAGTTGTGCGCAGCATCACCGATACCTGTATGGTTATGAAGGAGGGGGAGATTGTTGAACAGGGGCCAACCGCTTCGATCCTGAATACCCCCACCCATCCTTACACCCAGCAGCTGCTCCGCGCTGCGCCGAAACTGCCCAAAATCTTGACAGGAGCTTAA
- a CDS encoding calcium/sodium antiporter, with protein MMTWLLSALALIILVMSGDFLVKGAVALSDRLGIPAFIVGLTIVAFGTSAPELLISIQAVLSGVPGMAIGNVVGSNTANILMVLGLPAVLFGLDAAKTDLRKNYALMIGGSLLFIYLASLGVFSYGSGMILLAALAVVLGLALRDTLQEPKRADAADISLEGGAVQDAALPVWKITGLICIGLVGLPYGANLLVNNATEIARSYQISETTIGLTLVALGTSLPELATTLASAIRRQADVALGNVIGSNVFNLLAIMGVTAFVGPIPVSPQLLSADLWVMLAASLILAPFVVYRLRINRLMGALLTAAYLVYVWLVVM; from the coding sequence CTGATGACTTGGCTGCTCTCTGCATTGGCGCTGATCATTTTGGTGATGTCCGGAGATTTTCTGGTTAAAGGTGCCGTTGCGCTCAGCGATCGGCTTGGGATTCCGGCATTTATTGTGGGATTAACCATTGTGGCTTTTGGGACATCAGCGCCCGAGCTGCTGATTTCTATTCAAGCGGTGCTGTCCGGGGTGCCCGGAATGGCCATTGGGAATGTGGTGGGATCAAATACTGCAAATATTCTGATGGTTTTGGGGTTGCCTGCAGTGTTGTTTGGGCTTGATGCGGCAAAAACCGATCTAAGAAAAAACTATGCGTTGATGATCGGTGGCAGCCTATTGTTTATTTATTTGGCGTCGCTTGGAGTGTTTTCCTATGGCAGCGGGATGATTTTGCTGGCGGCGCTGGCAGTCGTGCTGGGGTTAGCTTTGCGCGATACGCTGCAGGAGCCAAAGCGCGCAGATGCGGCGGATATCAGCCTTGAGGGCGGCGCCGTGCAAGATGCAGCGCTGCCGGTTTGGAAAATAACCGGGTTGATTTGCATTGGTTTGGTGGGATTGCCATATGGCGCAAATCTTTTGGTGAATAATGCCACTGAAATTGCCCGCAGCTATCAAATCAGCGAAACCACTATCGGGTTGACCTTGGTTGCTTTGGGAACCTCGCTGCCAGAATTGGCAACCACTTTGGCCAGTGCAATACGCAGGCAAGCGGATGTGGCGCTAGGCAATGTGATCGGGTCCAACGTTTTCAACCTGTTGGCAATTATGGGCGTCACCGCCTTTGTGGGCCCAATTCCGGTTTCTCCGCAGCTTTTATCGGCGGATCTTTGGGTGATGCTGGCTGCCTCTTTGATCCTTGCCCCCTTCGTGGTTTACCGATTGCGAATCAACCGCTTAATGGGCGCACTCTTGACTGCCGCATATCTGGTCTATGTTTGGTTGGTGGTTATGTAA
- a CDS encoding glucose 1-dehydrogenase, producing MRLAGKTAIVTGAASGFGLGIAEKFLAEGAKVLMADINGEAVADQASRLGKLAIPMRADVASSASIAQMHDAAQTALGAVDIIVNNAGVTHLPSPLEDVSEKDFDRVFAVNCKSIYLISRAFVPALKTRRSGVILNIASTAGVSPRPNLNWYNSSKGWVNTTTRTMAVELAPFGVRVNALNPVAGETPLLTSFMGEDTPEMRAKFLSTIPLGRFSTAEDMGNAACYLCSEEASMVTGVCMQVDGGRCI from the coding sequence ATGCGACTTGCAGGAAAAACAGCCATCGTAACAGGCGCAGCCTCGGGCTTTGGCTTAGGCATTGCCGAAAAGTTCTTGGCCGAGGGCGCCAAGGTCCTAATGGCCGATATCAATGGTGAAGCCGTGGCCGATCAGGCCTCGCGCTTGGGAAAATTGGCGATTCCAATGCGCGCAGATGTGGCAAGTTCTGCGTCAATTGCGCAGATGCATGACGCGGCGCAGACAGCGCTTGGCGCGGTCGATATCATCGTGAACAATGCGGGCGTTACGCATTTACCCAGCCCGTTAGAAGACGTCAGCGAAAAAGATTTTGATCGCGTTTTTGCCGTGAATTGCAAATCTATCTATCTGATTTCGCGCGCGTTCGTTCCAGCACTGAAAACCCGCCGCAGCGGCGTGATTTTGAACATTGCCTCAACCGCCGGTGTCTCTCCGCGGCCAAATTTGAATTGGTATAACAGCTCAAAAGGCTGGGTAAACACCACCACCCGCACGATGGCGGTTGAGCTAGCACCCTTTGGGGTGCGGGTGAATGCGCTGAACCCGGTGGCCGGAGAAACCCCGCTTCTTACCTCATTCATGGGCGAAGACACGCCCGAGATGCGCGCAAAGTTCCTGTCTACCATTCCACTTGGGCGGTTTTCCACCGCAGAGGATATGGGCAATGCCGCCTGTTATTTATGCTCGGAGGAAGCCAGCATGGTAACCGGGGTCTGCATGCAGGTAGATGGCGGGCGCTGTATTTAA
- a CDS encoding aldehyde dehydrogenase family protein has protein sequence MPLPNLPFNPAFCFIDGQWQPSSTAQTLGLINPSSGAALSAIADGRPEDIDLAVVAAQRAARGEWGRSTALERGRLLVRLGVLILEHVELLAQIEALDVGKPLKQARADAVAMARYMEFYGGAADKIHGETLPYLEGYTVYTLREAHGVTGHIVPWNYPMQIIGRSVGAALAMGNCCVLKPAEEACLSALMFAELARQAGLPSGVLNVVPGLGAQAGAALAAHDGINHLSFTGSVATGRLVQAAAAQNVVPVTLELGGKSPQILFEDADVAAALPFLINAGIQNAGQTCSASSRILVQRSLYDTIVEAMAARYQTLVAKPAIEDGDLGPLISQRQKAIVENFLSQGHDLTLAATGQISDTAPAAGAYVKPHLFCDVAPSHRLAQQEIFGPVQVIIPFDSDEEALEIANGTDYGLVASLWTQNGARQMRLAKTLKSGQVFINNYGAGGGVELPFGGRGLSGHGREKGFEALYGFSSLKTVASYHG, from the coding sequence ATGCCGCTTCCAAACTTGCCCTTTAACCCTGCCTTTTGCTTTATTGATGGCCAGTGGCAGCCCAGCAGCACCGCTCAAACGCTTGGATTGATCAACCCCTCAAGCGGGGCGGCCTTATCTGCGATTGCGGATGGCCGACCTGAAGATATCGATTTGGCTGTGGTGGCGGCGCAGCGGGCGGCGCGGGGCGAATGGGGGCGCAGCACCGCACTAGAGCGCGGCCGGCTGCTCGTGCGGCTTGGCGTTTTAATCTTAGAACATGTCGAGCTGTTGGCGCAGATTGAAGCATTGGATGTGGGCAAACCGCTTAAGCAAGCGCGCGCGGATGCTGTTGCCATGGCGCGTTATATGGAGTTTTACGGCGGCGCCGCCGATAAGATCCACGGCGAAACCCTACCATATCTTGAGGGATATACGGTTTATACATTGCGCGAGGCGCATGGCGTGACCGGGCATATCGTGCCTTGGAATTATCCCATGCAAATCATTGGGCGTTCGGTGGGGGCCGCCTTGGCGATGGGCAATTGTTGCGTTCTCAAACCGGCAGAAGAAGCCTGTCTTAGCGCGCTGATGTTCGCCGAATTGGCGCGGCAGGCCGGCCTACCCAGCGGGGTTCTGAACGTGGTGCCGGGGCTGGGCGCGCAAGCTGGCGCAGCGCTTGCGGCGCATGATGGCATCAATCACCTTAGTTTCACCGGCTCGGTGGCCACCGGGCGGCTTGTACAGGCAGCAGCGGCGCAAAATGTTGTGCCGGTGACCTTGGAGCTGGGGGGGAAATCTCCGCAAATCCTGTTTGAAGATGCGGATGTCGCCGCAGCGCTGCCCTTTTTGATCAATGCGGGCATTCAAAATGCCGGACAGACCTGCTCGGCCAGCAGCCGGATTCTCGTGCAGCGCAGCCTTTATGATACAATTGTTGAGGCAATGGCCGCCCGCTATCAGACGCTGGTTGCAAAGCCGGCGATAGAAGATGGCGATTTGGGGCCGCTGATTTCGCAGCGGCAAAAAGCGATTGTCGAAAACTTCCTAAGTCAAGGCCATGACCTAACTTTGGCAGCGACAGGTCAAATTTCAGACACAGCCCCCGCCGCGGGGGCCTATGTCAAACCACATCTGTTTTGCGATGTCGCCCCCAGCCATAGGCTAGCGCAACAAGAGATTTTCGGACCGGTGCAGGTTATCATTCCCTTTGACAGTGACGAGGAAGCGTTAGAGATCGCCAATGGCACTGACTATGGATTGGTCGCCAGCCTTTGGACACAAAACGGGGCGCGCCAAATGCGCTTGGCCAAAACGCTTAAATCGGGGCAGGTCTTCATCAATAATTACGGAGCTGGCGGTGGTGTCGAATTGCCCTTTGGAGGCCGCGGCCTATCCGGCCATGGGCGCGAAAAAGGCTTTGAAGCGCTTTATGGGTTTTCATCTTTAAAAACTGTGGCAAGCTATCACGGATAA
- the uvrC gene encoding excinuclease ABC subunit UvrC translates to MAYTGYALIQKYTKSLETSPGVYRMLDDQSRVLYVGKARNLRARVSSYARPTGHSARIARMISETTQMMFLTTQTETEALLLEQNLIKQLKPRYNVLLRDDKSFPNILVTTEHNFPQIKKHRGAKSEKGAYYGPFAGAGAVNRTLAQLQRVFLLRNCSDAMFESRTRPCLQYQIKRCSGPCVDRVSKQEYGAAVQDAQKFLSGKSTQIQETLATSMAQASEAMEFERAAALRDRIRALTQVQTTQGINPRSVSEADIIALHLEGGQACVQVFFIRANQNWGNRDFYPRISADMGHDEVLEAFLGQFYDSKEPPRQILLSHGFDDMDLMTELLSDKRGRRVEILVPQRGEKQELISGALRNAKESLARKLAETATQTKLLRGVAELFELESPPKRIEVYDNSHIQGSFAVGAMIVAGPDGFSKNNYRKFNIRGDDLTPGDDFGMMKEVLTRRFKRLVKEDPARQSGDWPDLLVIDGGAGQVSAVAQIMAEFGVQDIPMVGVAKGVDRNLGKEEFYRIGKPVFGLPRNDPVLYFIQRMRDEAHRFAIGSHRAKRSKAIGASPLDEIAGVGGARKRALLAHFGSAKAVGRANLADLKAVEGVSASLAQKIYDFFHEKG, encoded by the coding sequence ATGGCATATACAGGCTACGCGCTGATACAAAAGTATACAAAATCGCTTGAAACCTCGCCAGGCGTCTATCGGATGCTCGATGATCAATCGCGCGTTCTTTACGTGGGCAAAGCCCGCAACCTCAGGGCACGCGTTTCCAGTTATGCGCGCCCAACCGGACATTCGGCGCGCATTGCCCGTATGATCTCTGAAACAACGCAGATGATGTTTTTAACCACGCAGACCGAGACCGAAGCGTTGCTGCTGGAGCAAAATTTAATCAAGCAGTTAAAACCGCGCTATAATGTGTTGCTGCGCGATGATAAATCTTTTCCCAACATTCTCGTGACCACAGAGCATAATTTTCCCCAAATTAAAAAGCACCGTGGCGCAAAAAGCGAAAAGGGGGCGTATTATGGCCCCTTTGCTGGGGCGGGGGCTGTCAATCGTACACTTGCCCAGCTGCAACGGGTGTTCTTGTTGAGAAATTGTTCAGATGCGATGTTTGAAAGCCGCACTCGCCCCTGTCTGCAATATCAAATCAAACGCTGCAGCGGCCCATGCGTGGATCGCGTGTCAAAGCAAGAATATGGTGCCGCCGTGCAGGATGCCCAAAAATTCTTATCGGGCAAATCAACGCAAATTCAGGAAACGCTCGCCACCAGCATGGCGCAGGCCTCCGAAGCAATGGAATTTGAACGCGCGGCCGCGCTGCGCGACCGTATTCGCGCCTTAACGCAGGTTCAGACCACGCAGGGCATCAACCCGCGCAGCGTCAGCGAAGCCGATATAATCGCCTTGCATCTTGAGGGGGGGCAGGCCTGCGTGCAGGTGTTTTTCATTCGCGCCAATCAAAATTGGGGGAACCGTGATTTTTACCCCCGCATTAGCGCCGATATGGGCCATGATGAAGTTCTTGAGGCGTTTTTGGGCCAATTTTATGACAGTAAAGAGCCGCCGCGGCAGATTCTGCTTTCGCATGGGTTTGACGATATGGATCTGATGACCGAACTGCTCAGCGATAAACGCGGCCGGCGGGTGGAAATTTTGGTACCCCAGCGTGGTGAAAAGCAAGAGCTGATTTCTGGCGCGTTGCGCAATGCAAAAGAAAGTTTGGCGCGCAAACTCGCCGAGACAGCGACACAAACCAAATTGTTGCGTGGTGTTGCAGAACTATTTGAGCTTGAGTCGCCCCCCAAGCGGATCGAAGTGTATGACAACTCGCATATTCAAGGCAGTTTTGCGGTTGGGGCGATGATTGTTGCAGGCCCGGATGGGTTTTCCAAAAACAATTATCGCAAATTCAATATACGCGGCGATGATCTGACGCCGGGGGATGATTTTGGGATGATGAAAGAAGTGCTGACGCGGCGGTTTAAGCGCTTGGTCAAAGAAGACCCGGCGCGGCAAAGCGGGGATTGGCCTGATTTACTGGTGATTGATGGTGGCGCGGGGCAAGTCTCGGCCGTGGCGCAGATCATGGCCGAGTTTGGCGTGCAAGATATTCCGATGGTCGGCGTTGCAAAAGGCGTTGATCGCAATTTGGGTAAGGAAGAGTTTTACCGCATTGGCAAGCCGGTCTTTGGTTTGCCGCGCAATGATCCGGTTTTATACTTCATTCAACGCATGCGCGATGAGGCTCATCGCTTTGCCATTGGCAGCCATCGCGCCAAACGCAGCAAAGCCATTGGGGCCTCGCCTTTGGATGAAATTGCCGGTGTCGGTGGCGCACGCAAGCGGGCGCTTTTGGCGCATTTTGGATCGGCAAAAGCCGTGGGGCGTGCCAATTTGGCCGATCTGAAAGCGGTTGAGGGCGTATCGGCTTCTTTAGCGCAAAAAATCTATGATTTTTTCCATGAAAAAGGCTGA